A genome region from Rhodospirillaceae bacterium includes the following:
- a CDS encoding STAS/SEC14 domain-containing protein, whose protein sequence is MFKIVDIEAENVLGLECNGKLTEDDLKGIHSWLDAELSKNGKPSLVILMSSFDGYADASAFWADLKIDLKHHGDLSRVAIVADQAWLKWGAMAANTFTRADLKWFATDDHDLAISWAHDGS, encoded by the coding sequence ATGTTCAAGATAGTGGATATCGAAGCTGAGAACGTTCTCGGCCTGGAGTGCAACGGTAAATTAACTGAGGACGATCTAAAGGGAATACATTCTTGGCTAGACGCAGAACTGTCCAAGAATGGAAAACCGTCCTTAGTCATCTTGATGTCATCCTTTGATGGATATGCCGACGCCTCTGCGTTTTGGGCAGATTTGAAAATCGATTTGAAACACCATGGAGATCTATCGCGCGTCGCAATCGTGGCCGATCAAGCCTGGCTGAAATGGGGTGCCATGGCCGCCAACACTTTCACCAGAGCCGATCTGAAATGGTTCGCTACTGATGACCACGATTTAGCCATCAGCTGGGCGCATGATGGATCGTAA